A single Euzebya sp. DNA region contains:
- a CDS encoding PP2C family protein-serine/threonine phosphatase: MPDPSAEVRDLDLAALAARLAAIVDADRLLGVLLDHAAEVTGATGAAVLERSALDGLVRIADRDSSLGEQLSIGDVRASLWGVLLGRTQLRWSRRDDAPRPFREVERWDRGAVVRIASRRGPTKLLAVGGPDLDEDVDLRHLQAMADIAAPSIESLELASASRRSQALLRGVTELAGNLGAAVSPTQLLEAITSGLVRLDGIAGARVWAAADVQDPSPVVVAGVEEGARLSGRSIEGRVRRLLDPRTGPAVRSLVESPARIEPDGPLVTLMALSTDPPRALGILHHQPLDELSQGVLASLVTASGPAMREVEMAAERRTLLSGYTRALRPSTRPEGVELAVEHHPNTSAPGSFGGDFYDWFTAGEDQAIVALGDVSGKGINAASAASMVVWSLRAIGGRGAHPTVISHLLNGVVARELDVDRFVTLALLAVDTTTWESQLLLAGHPSPLLVAGGDVTVVESSPAPPLGVDAVNSAAPPVVFALDRGQALVLFTDGVTDATDATGERYGIDRLRARAERLTAVPTWSAKTLAAGLWHSVHAWAGGPPDDDCAILVVRRPE; this comes from the coding sequence ATGCCTGACCCCTCCGCAGAGGTGCGCGACCTCGACCTCGCCGCGCTCGCCGCCCGCCTGGCCGCGATCGTGGACGCCGACCGCCTGCTCGGGGTCCTCCTGGACCACGCCGCGGAGGTCACCGGTGCGACCGGCGCGGCGGTGCTCGAGCGGTCGGCCCTGGACGGGCTGGTCAGGATCGCCGACCGGGACTCGAGCCTCGGGGAGCAGCTGTCGATCGGCGACGTGCGAGCGTCCCTCTGGGGCGTGCTGCTCGGCCGGACCCAGCTCCGCTGGAGCCGTCGCGACGACGCGCCGCGGCCCTTCCGGGAGGTCGAGCGCTGGGACCGCGGGGCGGTGGTCCGCATCGCGTCGCGCCGCGGCCCGACGAAGCTGCTCGCGGTCGGCGGACCCGACCTCGACGAGGACGTCGACCTCCGCCACCTCCAGGCGATGGCGGACATCGCGGCCCCGTCGATCGAGAGCCTCGAGCTCGCCAGCGCCAGCCGCCGCTCCCAGGCGCTGCTGCGCGGCGTGACCGAGCTGGCCGGCAACCTCGGCGCCGCCGTCAGCCCGACCCAGCTGCTCGAGGCCATCACCTCGGGGCTCGTCCGCCTCGACGGCATCGCCGGTGCCCGGGTGTGGGCCGCCGCGGACGTCCAGGACCCCTCACCGGTGGTCGTGGCCGGCGTCGAGGAGGGCGCGCGGCTGTCCGGCCGCAGCATCGAGGGTCGGGTCCGCCGCCTGCTCGACCCGCGGACAGGGCCGGCGGTCCGGTCGCTGGTGGAGAGCCCCGCCCGCATCGAGCCCGACGGCCCGCTCGTCACGCTCATGGCCCTGTCCACCGATCCGCCGCGTGCCCTCGGCATCCTGCACCACCAGCCCCTCGACGAGCTCTCCCAGGGCGTCCTCGCGTCGCTGGTCACCGCCTCCGGCCCGGCGATGCGCGAGGTGGAGATGGCCGCCGAGCGGCGCACGCTGCTGAGCGGCTACACCCGCGCGCTCCGCCCGAGCACCCGACCCGAGGGCGTGGAGCTGGCCGTCGAGCACCACCCGAACACGAGCGCCCCGGGCTCCTTCGGCGGGGACTTCTACGACTGGTTCACCGCGGGGGAGGACCAGGCGATCGTCGCCCTCGGCGACGTGTCCGGGAAGGGGATCAACGCCGCGAGCGCAGCCAGCATGGTCGTGTGGTCGCTCCGGGCCATCGGCGGGCGCGGCGCCCACCCGACGGTCATCAGCCACCTGCTGAACGGCGTCGTCGCCCGCGAGCTCGACGTCGACCGCTTCGTCACCCTGGCCCTGCTCGCGGTGGACACGACCACCTGGGAGAGCCAGCTGCTCCTGGCCGGCCACCCCTCCCCCCTGCTGGTGGCCGGCGGGGACGTGACCGTCGTGGAGTCCTCCCCGGCCCCACCCCTCGGCGTCGACGCGGTCAACTCCGCCGCCCCGCCGGTGGTCTTCGCGCTCGATCGCGGGCAGGCCCTGGTCCTCTTCACCGACGGGGTGACCGACGCGACCGACGCGACCGGCGAGCGGTACGGGATCGATCGCCTCCGCGCCCGCGCCGAGCGCCTGACCGCCGTGCCGACCTGGAGCGCGAAGACCCTGGCCGCGGGCCTGTGGCACAGCGTGCATGCTTGGGCGGGTGGCCCCCCCGACGACGACTGCGCGATCCTCGTCGTCCGCCGCCCGGAGTAG
- the groL gene encoding chaperonin GroEL (60 kDa chaperone family; promotes refolding of misfolded polypeptides especially under stressful conditions; forms two stacked rings of heptamers to form a barrel-shaped 14mer; ends can be capped by GroES; misfolded proteins enter the barrel where they are refolded when GroES binds), translating to MAKQLKFHEDARRKLESGVNQLADAVKVTLGPKGRNVVLEKKWGAPTITKDGVTVAREIELEDAYENMGAQLVKEVATKTNDVAGDGTTTATVLAQAMIKEGLRNVAAGANPTMLQRGMQSAVERVVEKIGELARDIETQDEITNVAAISANNDEGVGQVIAEAMDKVGKDGVITVEESQTFGLELDFVEGMQFDKGYISPYMVTDTDRMEAVFEDPYILIANQKIGSVQDLLPVLEKVMQAGKPLVIIAEDLEGEALATLVVNKIRGTFQSAAVKAPGFGDRRKAMLQDIAILTGGQVISEEVGLKLDGVTLDLLGRARKVTITKDNTTIVEGNGSQEDIDGRIKQIKGEIDNTDSDWDREKLQERLAKLSGGVAVVKVGAATEVELKEKKHRIEDALSATRAAVEEGIVGGGGTALIQAASALDKLDLEGDYLTGANIVKAALSSPLYWIATNAGLEGSVVVEKVRNLEPGQGLNALTGEYGDLISAGIVDPAKVTRSALQNAASIAGILLTTESLIADKPEPKEAAGAGGGHDHGMGGMDF from the coding sequence ATGGCCAAGCAGCTGAAGTTCCACGAGGACGCGCGCCGCAAGCTCGAGTCGGGTGTCAACCAGCTCGCCGACGCGGTCAAGGTGACCCTCGGCCCCAAGGGCCGCAACGTGGTCCTCGAGAAGAAGTGGGGCGCCCCCACCATCACCAAGGACGGCGTCACCGTCGCGCGCGAGATCGAGCTGGAGGACGCCTACGAGAACATGGGCGCCCAGCTCGTCAAGGAGGTCGCGACCAAGACCAACGACGTCGCCGGTGACGGCACCACCACCGCCACGGTCCTGGCCCAGGCCATGATCAAGGAGGGCCTGCGCAACGTCGCAGCCGGTGCCAACCCGACCATGCTGCAGCGCGGCATGCAGTCGGCCGTCGAGCGCGTCGTCGAGAAGATCGGCGAGCTCGCCCGGGACATCGAGACCCAGGACGAGATCACCAACGTCGCCGCCATCTCCGCCAACAACGACGAGGGCGTCGGCCAGGTCATCGCCGAGGCGATGGACAAGGTCGGCAAGGACGGCGTGATCACCGTCGAGGAGTCCCAGACCTTCGGGCTGGAGCTCGACTTCGTCGAGGGCATGCAGTTCGACAAGGGCTACATCAGCCCGTACATGGTCACCGACACCGACCGCATGGAGGCGGTGTTCGAGGACCCCTACATCCTCATCGCGAACCAGAAGATCGGCTCGGTCCAGGACCTGCTGCCGGTCCTCGAGAAGGTCATGCAGGCCGGCAAGCCGCTGGTCATCATCGCCGAGGACCTCGAAGGCGAGGCCCTGGCGACCCTGGTGGTCAACAAGATCCGCGGGACCTTCCAGTCCGCCGCGGTCAAGGCCCCCGGCTTCGGTGACCGCCGCAAGGCCATGCTGCAGGACATCGCGATCCTGACCGGTGGCCAGGTCATCTCCGAGGAGGTCGGCCTGAAGCTGGACGGCGTCACGCTGGACCTGCTGGGCCGCGCCCGCAAGGTGACGATCACCAAGGACAACACCACGATCGTCGAGGGGAACGGCTCCCAGGAGGACATCGACGGCCGGATCAAGCAGATCAAGGGCGAGATCGACAACACCGACTCGGACTGGGACCGCGAGAAGCTCCAGGAGCGCCTCGCCAAGCTGTCCGGCGGCGTCGCCGTCGTCAAGGTCGGCGCGGCCACCGAGGTCGAGCTCAAGGAGAAGAAGCACCGCATCGAGGACGCCCTGTCCGCGACCCGCGCCGCGGTCGAGGAGGGCATCGTCGGCGGTGGCGGCACCGCGCTCATCCAGGCGGCCTCCGCGCTCGACAAGCTGGACCTCGAGGGTGACTACCTGACCGGTGCGAACATCGTGAAGGCCGCCCTGAGCTCGCCGCTGTACTGGATCGCCACCAACGCGGGCCTCGAGGGCTCCGTCGTGGTCGAGAAGGTCCGCAACCTCGAGCCGGGGCAGGGCCTCAACGCCCTCACCGGCGAGTACGGCGACCTGATCTCCGCCGGCATCGTCGACCCCGCCAAGGTCACCCGGTCGGCCCTGCAGAACGCCGCGTCCATCGCCGGCATCCTGCTGACCACCGAGTCCCTGATCGCTGACAAGCCCGAGCCCAAGGAGGCCGCGGGCGCCGGTGGCGGTCACGACCACGGCATGGGCGGGATGGACTTCTAG
- the groES gene encoding co-chaperone GroES has translation MATATKVALKPLEDRVVVQANEAEQTTASGLVIPDTAKEKPQEGTVVAVGPGRVGDDNERIPMEVAEGDTIIYSKYGGTEIKLGGEEYIILSARDILAKVEK, from the coding sequence ATGGCGACCGCTACCAAGGTTGCACTGAAGCCGCTGGAGGACCGCGTCGTCGTGCAGGCGAACGAGGCCGAGCAGACCACCGCCAGCGGTCTCGTGATCCCCGACACCGCCAAGGAGAAGCCGCAGGAGGGCACGGTCGTCGCCGTGGGCCCCGGTCGCGTCGGCGACGACAACGAGCGGATCCCCATGGAGGTCGCCGAGGGCGACACGATCATCTACTCCAAGTACGGCGGGACCGAGATCAAGCTGGGCGGCGAGGAGTACATCATCCTCAGCGCCCGCGACATCCTCGCCAAGGTCGAGAAGTAG
- a CDS encoding trypsin-like serine protease — translation MKLFRTLAIACLVVSLITPAAAADPEYQIVDGEPAADGAYPWMAAFLFDGGQGCGASVIAPQWILTAAHCVLDDRGQPAVSVDQVSFAVDTTNWTEGGQVLTAAEIIAHPSYDPLTTNNDVALVRTNEAAQVTPVALAGTGEAALEAPPTVARVIGYGALGTDREGSEQLLQVDVDVRDDAVCAPFWPQWEDLTMLCAGNPTEDSADPGRDSCQGDSGGPLFVERDSGPVQIGIVSYGGECGVGSPGVYAQVSTFRQWIDGIVGGQVQPDQPDPGPAGEQPDGAAADPLRVGGDDPVANAIAMSQLIFQGDASFGVLAASANFPDALGGSALASYHGPLLYVDAAGQLGPATLAEFQRTVPAGGVIYILGGVAAVSAEAEQQLIADGFEVVRLGGSGRQETARLVAEEVIATVNGGEVPPFDSVIVAYEGNWPDAVAVGQISAWFGIPVLLTPTDTLGGPAAEYLSTYQPTTVMVLGGDAVIGQAVRDEIEAITGPDTLIELQGPSRIATSADITVFNRYELFPLNAEIFEFSGEPITEPEVVLAVNLRRDDAFAHVLAASQVVGNVGGVFAPLEGDGSAVEQSVLDSICGLDAEVIAIGSTSLVADAALAPLQAASAGQGCAAG, via the coding sequence TTGAAGCTGTTCAGAACCCTCGCGATCGCGTGCCTGGTGGTGTCCCTCATCACGCCGGCCGCCGCCGCGGACCCCGAGTACCAGATCGTCGACGGCGAGCCGGCCGCCGACGGCGCCTACCCCTGGATGGCCGCGTTCCTCTTCGACGGCGGACAGGGCTGCGGAGCATCGGTCATCGCACCCCAGTGGATCCTCACCGCAGCGCACTGCGTCCTCGACGACCGCGGCCAGCCGGCGGTCTCCGTCGACCAGGTCTCCTTCGCCGTCGACACGACGAACTGGACCGAGGGCGGCCAGGTGCTGACCGCTGCCGAGATCATCGCCCACCCCTCCTACGACCCCCTCACGACCAACAACGACGTCGCGCTGGTCCGGACCAACGAGGCGGCGCAGGTCACCCCGGTCGCCCTGGCGGGCACCGGCGAGGCGGCCCTGGAGGCGCCCCCCACCGTCGCCCGGGTCATCGGCTACGGCGCCCTCGGCACCGACCGCGAGGGGTCCGAGCAGCTGCTCCAGGTCGACGTCGACGTCCGCGACGATGCCGTCTGCGCGCCGTTCTGGCCCCAGTGGGAGGACCTGACCATGCTGTGCGCCGGCAACCCGACCGAGGACTCGGCCGACCCCGGCCGCGACTCCTGCCAGGGCGACTCAGGCGGCCCGCTCTTCGTCGAGCGCGACAGCGGCCCGGTCCAGATCGGCATCGTCTCCTACGGCGGCGAGTGCGGCGTCGGCTCACCCGGCGTCTACGCCCAGGTGTCGACCTTCAGGCAGTGGATCGACGGCATCGTCGGCGGCCAGGTCCAACCCGACCAACCCGACCCCGGCCCGGCCGGCGAGCAGCCCGACGGCGCGGCCGCCGACCCCCTCCGCGTCGGCGGGGACGACCCGGTCGCCAACGCCATCGCCATGTCCCAGCTGATCTTCCAGGGCGACGCGTCCTTCGGCGTGCTCGCCGCCTCGGCGAACTTCCCCGACGCCCTCGGCGGCTCGGCGCTGGCGTCCTACCACGGGCCGCTCCTGTACGTCGACGCCGCCGGGCAGCTCGGACCGGCGACGCTCGCCGAGTTCCAGCGCACCGTCCCCGCCGGCGGGGTCATCTACATCCTCGGGGGCGTGGCCGCGGTCAGCGCCGAGGCCGAGCAGCAGCTCATCGCCGACGGCTTCGAGGTCGTCCGGCTGGGCGGCTCCGGACGCCAGGAGACCGCCCGGCTGGTCGCCGAGGAGGTCATCGCCACCGTCAACGGGGGCGAGGTGCCGCCGTTCGACTCCGTCATCGTCGCCTACGAGGGCAACTGGCCCGACGCGGTAGCCGTCGGCCAGATCTCGGCGTGGTTCGGCATCCCCGTGCTGCTGACCCCGACCGACACCCTCGGCGGCCCCGCCGCGGAGTACCTGTCCACCTACCAGCCGACCACCGTGATGGTCCTCGGCGGCGACGCCGTGATCGGCCAGGCGGTGCGCGACGAGATCGAGGCCATCACCGGCCCCGACACCCTCATCGAGCTGCAGGGCCCGAGCCGGATCGCCACGAGCGCCGACATCACGGTGTTCAACCGCTACGAGCTGTTCCCGCTGAACGCGGAGATCTTCGAGTTCAGCGGCGAGCCGATCACCGAGCCGGAGGTCGTCCTCGCCGTGAACCTGCGGCGCGACGACGCGTTCGCGCACGTGCTCGCCGCCTCCCAGGTCGTCGGCAACGTCGGTGGGGTGTTCGCCCCGCTCGAGGGTGACGGCAGCGCGGTCGAGCAGTCGGTCCTCGACTCCATCTGCGGCCTCGACGCCGAGGTCATCGCCATCGGGAGCACGAGCCTGGTGGCCGACGCCGCCCTCGCGCCGCTCCAGGCCGCCTCCGCCGGCCAGGGGTGCGCCGCGGGCTGA
- a CDS encoding DUF4916 domain-containing protein gives MSDADILETAASWLEEEELAYVRERVPTVYVEAIPVRANHLGEVEKVGLLLRPRPDGSVSRAIVSGRVLYGETVREALWRHLTKDLGPEADPLLPAEVAPFTIAEYFPTPERTGFSDIRQHAVSLVFIVPVTGECAPSQDALEFSWLTVEDATSPLVATEMSGGQDILIRRAMAHVGRLP, from the coding sequence GTGAGCGATGCCGACATCCTTGAGACCGCCGCCAGCTGGCTCGAGGAGGAGGAGCTGGCGTACGTGCGAGAACGGGTGCCGACGGTGTACGTCGAGGCGATCCCCGTCCGCGCCAACCACCTCGGAGAGGTCGAGAAGGTCGGGTTGCTGCTGCGGCCCCGACCCGATGGCTCGGTGTCACGCGCGATCGTGAGCGGCCGGGTGCTGTACGGCGAGACGGTCCGCGAGGCGCTGTGGCGCCACCTGACCAAGGACCTCGGGCCGGAGGCCGACCCGCTCCTCCCGGCGGAGGTCGCGCCGTTCACGATCGCCGAGTACTTCCCCACGCCCGAGCGCACCGGGTTCAGCGACATCCGCCAGCACGCGGTGAGCCTGGTGTTCATCGTCCCGGTCACCGGGGAGTGCGCCCCCTCCCAGGACGCCCTCGAGTTCTCCTGGCTGACCGTCGAGGACGCCACGTCGCCGCTCGTGGCGACCGAGATGTCCGGGGGCCAGGACATCCTGATCCGCCGCGCGATGGCGCACGTCGGCCGCCTGCCCTAG